Within Amycolatopsis sp. cg5, the genomic segment CCGTACCCAAAGGGACGGCACGCGTACCCAGAGAGTCGGCACGCGTACCCAGAGGGACGTCACGCGTACATGGATGGACGACGCGCGCTGGGTGTGGCTGCGGCGTCCGGTCGGCGTGCCGTCCGTCCAGGTACGCGTGACGTCCGGTCAGGTACGCGTGCCGACCCTTCGGGTACGCGAAAGCGGGGCTTGGTGGAAGGCGCGGGGCGGGGTTACCAGGAGCGGAGGGTGACTATCCGCTCTTCGAGTTGCTCGACGGTGGCCATCGCGGTGGGCGGGCCGCCGCAGACCCGGCGGAGTTCGTTGTGGATGGCGCCGTGGGGTTTGCGGGTGCGGTGGTGGTACATGCCGACGAGGGCGTTGAGTTCCTTGCGGAGCGAGCCGAGGCGCTGGCTGACCGTCTGGGGCTTGGCGACCTGGACGGGGGCTTCCTTCTCGGGCTTGCGCTTCTTGGCGTCGGCGAGCTGCTCCTCCTGGCGCTTGCGCAACAACGCGCGGACCTGGTCGGGCTCCAGCAGGCCGGGGAGGCCGAGGTACTCCTGCTCCTCGTCGGAACCGGAGAACACGGCCGTGCCGAAGGAGTTGCCGTCGTAGATGACCTGGTCGAGCTCGGCGGAGGCGCCCAGCGAGGTGAACGCCTTCTCCTCCTCGCCCGGTTCGTCCTCGGTGCGGTTGGCCTCGGCCAGGAGCTCGTCGTCCCAGCCGTCCTTTTCGCGGTGGGGCTTGCCGAGGACGTGGTCGCGCTGCGCTTCCAGCTCGGAGGCCAGCTCCAGCAGCACGGGCACGCTGGGCAGGAAGACCGACGCGGTCTCGCCCTTGCGGCGCGAACGCACGAAACGGCCGATCGCCTGCGCGAAGAACAACGGGGTCGACGCCGAGGTCGCGTAGACGCCGACCGCGAGCCGCGGGACGTCGACGCCTTCGGACACCATGCGGACCGCGACGAGCCAGCGCTCCGTGGATGCCGCGTACTCGGCGATGCGGCCGGACGCCTTCGGGTCGTCGGAGAGGACGACCGTCGGGGTCTCACCTGACAAACGCTCGAGGATTTTCGCGTAGGCGCGGGCCGACTCCTGGTCGGTCGCGATGACCAGGCCGCCGGCGTCGGGCATGCCGTCGGCGCGGAGCTGGGACAGGCGGACGTCCGCCGCCTGGAGCACGGCCGGGATCCACTCGCCTGCCGGGTCGAGCGCGGTGCGCCAGGCGCGGGCGTTCTGCTCGGCCGTGAGCGGCTCGCCGAGGCGGGCGGTGAACTCCTCGCCCGCGCTGGTGCGCCACGACGCCTCACCCGAGTAGGCGAGGAAGACGACCGGCCGGACCACGCCGTCGGCGAGCGCGTTGGCGTAGCCGTACGCGTGGTCGGACTTGCTGCGCAGGTGGCCTTCGCCGTCCGGCTCGTACTGGACGAACGGGATCTGGGAGTCGTCGCTGCGGAACGGGGTCCCGGTGAGCGCGACCCGGCGCACGGCCGGGGTGAACGCCTCCATGATCGCGTCGCCCCAGGACTTGGCGTCGCCACCGTGGTGGATCTCGTCGAGGATGACGAGCGTCTTGTAGTTCTCGGTGCGCACGCGGTGCAACGTCGGGTGCGCCGCGACCTGCGCGTACGTGACAGCGACACCCTGGTAGTCCGAGGACGTCGCGCCGGCGCCGTTGCGGAAGTTCGAGTCGATCGAGATGCCGGACTTGGCGGCGGACTCGGCCCACTGGTGCTTGAGGTGCTCGGTCGGCGTGACGATCACGACGCGCTCGATCGTGCGGTCGCTCAGCAACTCGGCGGCGATGCGCAGACCGAAGACGGTCTTGCCGGCGCCGGGCGTCGCGACCGCCAGGAAATCCTTGGGCTTGCGCATCAGGTACTTGGTCAGCGCACTGCGCTGCCAGGCACGCAGCGGCCGCGCGGTGGAGTCCTTTTCCGCTGGTGGCGCGCCCATGACGCCGCGCTGGGCCGTCTCGGTCAAGATGGTCCAACTCCCCTCGGCATGGCCTGCTCACACAGCTTCAACTCAAAAACAGCGCCCGTCGAAGGCGCTCCGCCGAGGGTACCTGTCCGCACCGACAAGAGCCGGTACCGACGGGGTGATTCGTGCCGCGCGACGACGTGCTAGGCGACACTTGCCCCGAACGACGAGCCAAAATCGCCTCGATGCAGCATGCTGGGCCCTGATATGACCGAGACAGCGGACGACGCGCCGGAGGACGGCGCCGAGCGGGCACCCGAGCCGAGGGTGGTCCGCAAGACTCCGCTGACCTTGCTCAGGCGCACGCTGAACAAGGCGTGGGAGGGCAACATCTTCTCGGAGGCGGCCGAAGCCGCCTTCTGGCAGACGCTCTCGCTCCCCCCGCTGCTGCTCGGGCTGCTCGGCAGCCTGGGCTTTCTCGGCGACTGGTTCGGCCCGTCGGTGGTGACCGCGGTGCACGACCAGATCATCCAGTTCTCGAAGACGATCTTCAGCCCGAACGCGGTCCAGGAGATCATCGAGCCGACGGTCAACAGCATCCTCACGGTCGGCAAGGGCGAGATCGTCTCGGTCGGCTTCGTGATCTCGCTGTGGGCCGGCTCGTCGGCGATGTCGTCGTTCGTCGACGCGATCACCGTCGCGCACGACCAGTACGGCGTGCGCAACGAGGTGTGGCAGCGGCTGTTCGCGCTGCTCCTCTATATGGCGGGACTGGTGATCCTCGCCGTCGGGCTGCCGCTGCTGGCGATCGGGCCCGACCTGCTCCCCGAGTTCTTCCCGACGGACTGGCGGCCGACGGTCCGCGACTGGGTCGGCACGCTCTACTACCCGGCGCTCGGTGTCCTGATCACGCTCGCGCTCGCGACGCTCTACAAGCTCGCGCTGCCGCGCAAACTCCCGTGGCACCGCGGGCTGCCCGGCGCGGTGCTCGCGATGGTCCTGTTCCTGCTGGCGAGCATCGGGCTCCGGATCTACCTCTCGCAGATCACCAAGACGGGTTACACCTACGGCGCGCTCGCCGCGCCGATCGCGTTCCTGCTGCTGATGTTCTTCATCGGCCTCGCGGTCACCGCGGGCGCGTACTTCAACAGCGCGATCCAGGAGCTGTGGCCCGCCAAGATGACCAGGCGCCAGCGCCGCAAGTGGCGGCGGCTGGAGATGGAACGCACCAACGAGCGGCTCAAGTCCGAGGACAACGGGAAGCTGTGGGAACGGGCCACCGTTCCGCTCCGGCGACCCAAACGCGAGGACCTCGAAGCTGAGGAATCCTCAGCGAACGATAACCACGACCGGGTGACCGAAGAGCCTGCCGAGGCGGCCTCCCCCGAGCCCGAATCTTCGCCCCGAGCTGGGCGTTCGACGGCCTGACGGGCACTACTCCAGCCGGGGCGCACTGCCACCCGATCGGCGGAGTCATCCTGAAGTAGTACCGGGGTTCCACCCGTGGTGTGAAGCTGTTCCCGGCTTTCGCGTGTCAAGCTCAGCGCGCCCCGGAACCGAGGGGCTTTTCCGTTTCCCGAGGGGGATCACCACCATGTCAGTGCTGGCACGGCTCAGCCTGCGCAACCGAGGCCTGATCGGGCTGCTGGCCATCCTGGTGCTGGTCTTCGGCGCGCTTATCATGCCGAAGATCAAGCAGCAGCTCTTCCCGTCGCTCCAGTTCCCGACGGCCGTCGTCATCACGCCGTACGTCGGCGCCTCACCGGACGCGGTCGACAAGCAGGTCAGCGAGCCCATCGAGGCCGCGTTGCAGGGGATCAAGGGCATCGAGGAGATCACCTCGACGTCCAGGGCGGGCAACTCGTCGGTGGTGGTCCAGTACCAGTTCGGCACGGACATCGACGCCGCCGTCGGCCAGATGCAGCAGGCGGTGAACCGGATCAGCACCCGGCTGCCCGCCAACAGCACGCCGACCGTGCAGGCGGGCAGTTTCGACGACATCCCGACCGTGGTGCTCGCGGTCAGCGGCGACGGCGACCAGAAGCAGCTCGCCGACCGGCTGAACAACGAGGTCGTCCCCGAGCTCAAGAAGATCGAAGGTGTCCGCACCACGACGGTCACCGGCACGCAGAAGCCCCAGGTCACCATCACGCTCGACTACGCGAAGCTCGCGGTCGCGGGCGTCGACCCGCAGACGCTGGTCACCACGCTCCAGAGCGCGGGCGCGGCCATTCCGGCCGGCACCGTCGACGCCGACGGCAAGACGCTGAACGTCGAGATCGGCGGCTCCGAGCTGACCGTCGACTCGCTCAAGAACACTTACCTGGCAGGCAAGACGAAGCCGGTGAAGCTGGGTGACATCGCGACGGTCGAGGCGGGCACCGCGACGGCGACGTCGATCACCCGCACCAACGGCAAGCCCAGTTTCGGCATCTCGGTCACCATGGCCTCGGACGGCAACGCGGTCGCGATCTCGAAGGCGGTGCAGGACAAGCTGCCCGAGCTGAGCACGAAGCTCGGCGTGCAGTTCAGCACCGTGTTCGACCAGGGCCCCGAGGTCGAGAAGGCGATCAGCGGCCTGACCACCGAAGGCCTGCTCGGCCTGCTCTTCGCGGTGATCGTGATCCTGCTCTTCCTGTTCTCGCTGCGGTCCACCCTGGTCACCGCGGTGTCCATCCCGCTGTCCGTGGTGGTCGCGCTGGTCGCGCTCTACGCCGGCGATCTCTCGCTCAACCTGCTCACCCTCGGCGCGCTGACGATCGCGGTCGGCCGGGTGGTCGACGACTCGATCGTCGTGCTGGAGAACATCAAACGCCATCTCGGCTACGGCGAGGCCAAACAGGACGCCGTGCTGAACGGCGTCCGCGAGGTGGCCACGGCGGTGACGGCATCCACCCTGACCACGGTCGCGGTGTTCCTGCCGATCGCGTTCGTCAGCGGCATCGTCGGCGAGCTGTTCTCGCCGTTCTCGATCACGGTGACCGTCGCGCTGCTGGCCTCGCTGCTGGTCTCGCTGACCGTGGTGCCGGTGCTCGCGTACTGGTTCCTCAAGGCGCCCAAGATCGGGAACGCCGAAACCGCCGAAGAGGCAAGGGAAGCCGCCGAGGAGAAGGAGCGCAACGGCTTCCTGCAACGGATCTACGTGCCGGTGGTGCGGTTCGCCACCAAGCGCAGGCTGGTCGTGGTGCTCAGCGCGATCGTCATCTTCGCGGTCACCGTGGGCCTCGCCACCAGCGCGAAGACGGACTTCCTCGGCGACAACGGCGGCACCACGCTGTCGATGACCCAGGAGCTGCCGCCGGGCACCAGCCTGGAAGCCAGCGAGGAGGCCGGAAAGCTCGTCGAGACGGCGCTCGCGGCCACCCCCGAGGTGAAGAGCTACCAGATGACCGTCGGCGGCAACGGCGCGGGCGCGGCGTTCGGCTTCGGCGGTGACGGCGGCACCAGCTTCACCGTGACGATCGCCGAGGGCACCGACCAGAAAGCGTTGCAGGAGAAGCTGAAGAGCCAGCTTTCGGGCAAGCCGGGCGCGGGCGTGATCAAGTTCGGGCAGGACGCTTCCAGCTCCGACAAGGTCTCCGTGCTGGTGACCGCGCCGAACGAGGCCGCGCTGAAGCCCGCCGCCGATCAGGTGGCGCAGGCGCTGTCCGGGATCAACGGCCTGTCCGAGGTCACCAGTGACCTCTCGAAGGGCTCGCCGCAGCTGAAGGTCGACGTCGACCAGGCGGCCGCCGCGGCCGCGGGGCTGACGCCGGCGACCATCGGCCAGCTCGCCGGGCAGGCCGTCGGCGGCCGGGTGGTCACCCAGCTGCCGATCGACGGGACGCGCACGGACATCGTGCTGCGCACCGGGACCGCGCCTGCCGGGGTCGACGCGATCAAGGCGCTGCCGCTGCCTTCGGCGACCGGCGTGGTCAGGCTGGACCAGGTCGCCACGGTGTCCACTGTGGACGGCCCGAGCACGGTCAAGCGGACCGGCGCGGACCTGAGCACGAGCGTCAGCGCGAAGAACGGGTCCGACAACCTGGGCGCGGTCACCAAGGAGATCGACACCAAGCTCAAGGACCTGAAGCTGGCGGGCGGCGCGTCGGCCAAGATCAGCGGGGTCGCCGAGCAGCAGACCGAAGCGTTCATGAACCTGTTCCTGGCGCTGCTGGCCGCGATCGCGATCGTGTTCCTGATCATGGCGGCGACGTTCCGCAGTCTGGTGCAGCCGCTGATCCTGCTGGTGTCCATCCCGTTCGCGGCGACCGGCGCGCTCCTGCTGCTGCGTGCCACGAACACCGCGATCGGGCTGCCCGCGATGATCGGCATGCTGATGCTGGTCGGCATCGTGGTCACCAACGCGATCGTGCTGATCGACCTGATCAACAAGTACCGGTCGGACGGCTACGGCGTGACCGACGCGGTGGTCGAGGGTGGCAGGCACCGGCTGCGGCCGATCCTGATGACCGCGTCGGCCACGATCTTCGCGCTGCTGCCGATGGCGCTGGGGATCACCGGTCAGGGCGGGTTCATCGGCCAGCCCCTCGCCATCGTGGTGATCGGCGGGCTGGTCAGCTCGACGCTGCTGACCCTGGTGCTGGTGCCGACGCTGTACACGGCGGTCGAGATCCGCAAGGAGCGGCGCGCGGCCAAGAAGGCGGCCCGCACCCGGAAACCGGAGCCTGAGCGCCAGCAGATCGAGATCAACGCCTAAAAGGAAGTCGTGGATTTAGCGGGCTTTACTCTGTGAGCGCGAAGCGCGACTCGGAGTAAAGCCCGCTAAATCCCATCGGCGCTACTGACGGAAACGCCAGGTCTTGCTGTCGAACGCGATGCAGATGCTCGGCGACATGACGATCACCCGCAGTGTCCCGTCCCGCTCGTCGAAGTCGATGCCCTCGACCTCGAAGTTGCCGCCGCAGCCGCTCTGCAGCGGTAGCTGGCCGAGCGAGGTGACGTGACCGGTCACGTCGGAGCCGTTGAGCGAAGCGGACAGGTCGACCTGGAGCAGCGGCTTGGTGACGCCGAAGAGCGTGCCGCCCGGGTCGTCGGACGCGCAGAGCAGGCGCGTCGCGGTCTGGAAGTCACAGCCCTGGATGTCGCGGACCTGGTGGTCGAGACGGATCGCCGAGGCGTACGGCAGGTTCGCGGCCGGGTTCGTGAAGCGGACACCCGGCATCGGGTGCACGAGCAGGCGGTCCATGGTGCCCCACTCGCCCGCGACCAGCCACTGCCCGTCCGGCGAGACGGCGGCGAACGAGTTGTTGTTGGCTTCCCAGGATTCCAGGTCGTGCTTGTAGTTGGCCCAGCTGCCGTCCGGGGCCTGCACGCGGAAGAGCTTGGCGCCGCGGTCGTCGCGCTGGTACGGCTCGACGTAGAAGCCCTTGGCTGAGCCGGGGTCGCCGACGTGGTTCCAGCCCTGCGAGTTCAGGTCGGCCGGGATGGTGGCGATGCCGGTGTAGCGGATCGTCGTGCCCGACGGGCGGACGATGGTGGCCAGGCCCTGGCTCTCGTCGAGCGGCCTCGCCCGGTCCGAGCCGATGGTCGTCCAGCCGGTCACGGCTTCGGCCAGCGCGGGCGACAGGGTGGCCACGAGCGCGGCGATCGCGACGACTAGGGCGGTTTTTCGCATGGAGGACTCCGTCCCGAAGGAAAATGGCGCCCTAGAGGTACCAGCCCCGGCCGGAACGGACAGCCCCCATGTGAATGATTTTCACCTTAGCGACGGATATCCGACACTTACTGTGTCAGTCGCCCTTCTTGAGCCCGTCATAGATCTTCTTGCAGGCCGGGCAGACCGGGGACCCCGGCTTGGCCGACTTCGTCACCGGGAAGACCTCG encodes:
- a CDS encoding DEAD/DEAH box helicase, whose protein sequence is MGAPPAEKDSTARPLRAWQRSALTKYLMRKPKDFLAVATPGAGKTVFGLRIAAELLSDRTIERVVIVTPTEHLKHQWAESAAKSGISIDSNFRNGAGATSSDYQGVAVTYAQVAAHPTLHRVRTENYKTLVILDEIHHGGDAKSWGDAIMEAFTPAVRRVALTGTPFRSDDSQIPFVQYEPDGEGHLRSKSDHAYGYANALADGVVRPVVFLAYSGEASWRTSAGEEFTARLGEPLTAEQNARAWRTALDPAGEWIPAVLQAADVRLSQLRADGMPDAGGLVIATDQESARAYAKILERLSGETPTVVLSDDPKASGRIAEYAASTERWLVAVRMVSEGVDVPRLAVGVYATSASTPLFFAQAIGRFVRSRRKGETASVFLPSVPVLLELASELEAQRDHVLGKPHREKDGWDDELLAEANRTEDEPGEEEKAFTSLGASAELDQVIYDGNSFGTAVFSGSDEEQEYLGLPGLLEPDQVRALLRKRQEEQLADAKKRKPEKEAPVQVAKPQTVSQRLGSLRKELNALVGMYHHRTRKPHGAIHNELRRVCGGPPTAMATVEQLEERIVTLRSW
- a CDS encoding YihY/virulence factor BrkB family protein; translation: MTETADDAPEDGAERAPEPRVVRKTPLTLLRRTLNKAWEGNIFSEAAEAAFWQTLSLPPLLLGLLGSLGFLGDWFGPSVVTAVHDQIIQFSKTIFSPNAVQEIIEPTVNSILTVGKGEIVSVGFVISLWAGSSAMSSFVDAITVAHDQYGVRNEVWQRLFALLLYMAGLVILAVGLPLLAIGPDLLPEFFPTDWRPTVRDWVGTLYYPALGVLITLALATLYKLALPRKLPWHRGLPGAVLAMVLFLLASIGLRIYLSQITKTGYTYGALAAPIAFLLLMFFIGLAVTAGAYFNSAIQELWPAKMTRRQRRKWRRLEMERTNERLKSEDNGKLWERATVPLRRPKREDLEAEESSANDNHDRVTEEPAEAASPEPESSPRAGRSTA
- a CDS encoding efflux RND transporter permease subunit, whose protein sequence is MSVLARLSLRNRGLIGLLAILVLVFGALIMPKIKQQLFPSLQFPTAVVITPYVGASPDAVDKQVSEPIEAALQGIKGIEEITSTSRAGNSSVVVQYQFGTDIDAAVGQMQQAVNRISTRLPANSTPTVQAGSFDDIPTVVLAVSGDGDQKQLADRLNNEVVPELKKIEGVRTTTVTGTQKPQVTITLDYAKLAVAGVDPQTLVTTLQSAGAAIPAGTVDADGKTLNVEIGGSELTVDSLKNTYLAGKTKPVKLGDIATVEAGTATATSITRTNGKPSFGISVTMASDGNAVAISKAVQDKLPELSTKLGVQFSTVFDQGPEVEKAISGLTTEGLLGLLFAVIVILLFLFSLRSTLVTAVSIPLSVVVALVALYAGDLSLNLLTLGALTIAVGRVVDDSIVVLENIKRHLGYGEAKQDAVLNGVREVATAVTASTLTTVAVFLPIAFVSGIVGELFSPFSITVTVALLASLLVSLTVVPVLAYWFLKAPKIGNAETAEEAREAAEEKERNGFLQRIYVPVVRFATKRRLVVVLSAIVIFAVTVGLATSAKTDFLGDNGGTTLSMTQELPPGTSLEASEEAGKLVETALAATPEVKSYQMTVGGNGAGAAFGFGGDGGTSFTVTIAEGTDQKALQEKLKSQLSGKPGAGVIKFGQDASSSDKVSVLVTAPNEAALKPAADQVAQALSGINGLSEVTSDLSKGSPQLKVDVDQAAAAAAGLTPATIGQLAGQAVGGRVVTQLPIDGTRTDIVLRTGTAPAGVDAIKALPLPSATGVVRLDQVATVSTVDGPSTVKRTGADLSTSVSAKNGSDNLGAVTKEIDTKLKDLKLAGGASAKISGVAEQQTEAFMNLFLALLAAIAIVFLIMAATFRSLVQPLILLVSIPFAATGALLLLRATNTAIGLPAMIGMLMLVGIVVTNAIVLIDLINKYRSDGYGVTDAVVEGGRHRLRPILMTASATIFALLPMALGITGQGGFIGQPLAIVVIGGLVSSTLLTLVLVPTLYTAVEIRKERRAAKKAARTRKPEPERQQIEINA